A genomic window from Corvus moneduloides isolate bCorMon1 chromosome 11, bCorMon1.pri, whole genome shotgun sequence includes:
- the IL17RE gene encoding LOW QUALITY PROTEIN: interleukin-17 receptor E (The sequence of the model RefSeq protein was modified relative to this genomic sequence to represent the inferred CDS: inserted 2 bases in 1 codon) gives MRRGRPGAGRGAAAXSVMGCPLLLAAVAALLLLLPPTGTGAVVTRLRVSANFECRATADRTLSRPRCRRPSRPGPPLEPPALSLSRARLCLPAQPCQPCLRVRLALPTSELGGVRGLQLTFRELGSNRAGWLQVWQRRRALGSSAWQVQFDCFPAESGRQVLVSLRTIPDRGLALSCRHLVTAEPPGPVFTHAWVPEVRAIEVWVPEGPALMVRLCHQLALECEELPRPFHQQVLVPGGHHISLPYEFLVPCLCIEASYSHHDSPRSKHCPFHDRPDAYGPELWSSVRFHDYSTSSKDQMVMVLSASCPLSPRATLCWREAADEAAPCHDIPNSTASEDEQVYILDKVDVHPQLCFRFSYKNSSHVECPHQPETAWNVSVSVLGLQLRLRLTSRIPAAFSAALCQRRGGQCEPEAPLYTVTQPEGSAPGELALLLPVQVLGSCVLVWRSDVHFARKQLLCPDVSHRHFGLLGLVLALGLVVTVLLLNCRGAWRPDDGVPGGRPVLLLYSPDSEEHLGLVCALAERLRAGLGCDVRLDLWEAGGLGQAGALPWLYAQRGRVGRQRGTVLLLWSRGSARLFHRWQVGMADRMPGDAHDIFGAAMACLHGELGAVGGGGGWVLAYFSRLCSPRDVPRPLRPLPTYRLPRQLPGLLGALRGSPPAPRRCRRGRAGGLLHRLLEVGAGEGSPLHRPPGAAAGT, from the exons atgcggcggggccggcccggggcggggcggggagcggcggc ctCGGTCATGGGGTGCCCGCTGCTGCTCGCCGCTGTCGCCGcgctgctgttgctgctgccacCGACCGGGACCGGGGCCGTCGTGACCCGCCTCCGGGTCTCCGCCAACTTC GAGTGCCGGGCCACCG CCGACAGGACGCTGAGCCgcccccgctgccgccgcccgtCCCGCCCTGGGCCGCCGCTGGAGCCGCCCGCCCTGTCGCTGAGCCGTGCCCGGCTGTGCCTGCCCGcgcagccctgccagccctgcctgcgGGTGCGCCTGGCCCTCCCCACCTCAG AGCTCGGCGGTGTCCGGGGACTGCAGCTCACCTTCCGGGAGCTGGGCTCCAACcgggctggctggctgcaggtTTGGCAGCGACGCCGGGCGTTGGGCAGCTCAGCG TGGCAGGTGCAGTTCGATTGCTTCCCGGCAGAGAGCGGGCGGCAAGTCCTTGTCTCCCTCCGCACCATCCCAGACCGGGGCTTGGCCCTAAGCTGCCGCCATCTGGTCACCGCTGAGCCACCCG GGCCTGTCTTTACCCATGCGTGGGTCCCTGAGGTGCGGGCCATTGAGGTGTGGGTGCCCGAGGGTCCTGCCCTCATGGTGCGGCTGTGCCACCAGCTGGCCCTGGAGTGTGAGGAGCTGCCCCGGCCCTTCCACCAGCAG GTGCTGGTGCCAGGAGGCCACCACATCTCACTGCCGTATGAGTTCCTGGTGCCCTGCCTATGCATTGAG gCCTCCTACTCCCACCACGACAGCCCACGGAGCAAACACTGCCCCTTCCATGACCGGCCAGATGCCT ATGGTCCCGAGCTGTGGTCCTCGGTGCGCTTCCATGACTACAGCACCAGCAGCAAGGACCAGATGGTGATGGTGCTGAGTGCCAGCTGCCCCCTGAGCCCACGGGCCACCCTCTGctggagggaggcagcagatgAGGCTGCACCCTGTCACGACATCCCCAATTCTACAGCCAGTGAGGATGAGCAG GTGTACATACTGGACAAGGTGGAtgtgcacccccagctctgcttccgA TTCTCCTACAAGAACAGCAGCCACGTGGAGTGTCCCCACCAGCCAG AGACTGCCTGGAATGTCTCAGTGAGTGTCTTGGGGCTCCAGCTGCGCCTGCGCCTCACCTCCCGCATCCCTGCAGCCTTCAGCGCAgccctgtgccagcgccgggGTGGGCAGTGTGAACCCGAGGCCCCACTCTACACCGTCACACAG CCagagggctctgctccaggggagctggcgctgctgctgccggtGCAGGTCCTGGGCAGCTGCGTGCTG gtATGGCGCTCAGACGTGCATTTTGCTCggaagcagctgctctgtcccGACG TCTCCCACAGGCACTttgggctgctggggctggtgctggcactgggacTAGTGGTGACTGTGCTGCTCCTCAACTGCCGTGGTGCCTGGAGGCCAGATGATG GTGTCCCTGGCGGGCGCCCCGTGCTGCTGCTGTACTCACCAGACTCAGAGGAGCACCTGGGGCTGGTGTGTGCCCTGGCCGAGCGGCTGCGCGCAGGGCTGGGCTGCGACGTGCGCCTGGACCTGTGGGAAGCGGGTGGCTTGGGACAGGCGGGCGCCCTGCCCTGGCTCTACGCCCAGCGGGGACGCGTGGGCCGCCAGCGTGGCACTGTCCTCCTTCTCTGGAGCCGGGGCAGTGCCCGGCTCTTTCATCGGTGGCAGGTCGGGATGGCCGACAGGATGCCCGGGGATGCCCATGACATCTTTGGGGCAGCCATGGCCTGCCTGCATGGGGAGCTAGGGGCGGTGGGTGGCGGCGGCGGGTGGGTCCTGGCATACTTCAGCCGGCTCTGCAGCCCCCGCGATGTCCCCCGACCCCTCCGGCCCCTGCCCACCTACCGCCTGCCCCGACAGCTGCCCGGTCTGCTGGGTGCCCTGCGgggcagccccccagcccctcgccgctgccggcggggcagggcgggggggCTCCTGCATCggctgctggaggtgggggctggggagggcagcccCCTGCACCGGCCCCCcggggcagctgctggcacctga
- the JAGN1 gene encoding protein jagunal homolog 1 translates to MASRGGPRAAGTDGSDFQHRERVASHYQMSVTLKSEIKKLIYTHVVIWLLLLAQMVVGHLKLLPHDQVAMPYQWEYPYLLSILPSLLGLLSFPRNNISYLVLSMISTGLFSMAPLIYGAMEMFPMAQQLYRHGKAYRFIFGFSAVSVMYLVVVVAAQVHGWQLYYSKKLLDSWFTSTQEKKKK, encoded by the exons ATGGCCTCCCGCGGGGGTCCCCGCGCCGCCGGCACCGATGGCAGCGACTTCCAGCACCGGGAGCGCGTGGCCTCGCACTACCAGATGAG CGTGACCCTCAAGTCGGAGATCAAGAAGCTGATCTACACGCATGTGGTcatctggctgctgcttctggccCAGATGGTCGTGGGGCACCTCAAGCTGCTGCCCCACGACCAGGTGGCCATGCCCTACCAGTGGGAGTATCCCTACCTGCTCAGCATTCTGCCCTCCCTCCTGGGCCTCCTGTCCTTCCCCCGCAACAACATCAGCTACCTGGTACTCTCCATGATCAGCACCGGCCTCTTCTCCATGGCTCCCCTCATCTACGGAGCCATGGAAATGTTCCCCATGGCGCAGCAGCTGTACCGCCACGGCAAAGCTTACCGCTTCATTTTCGGCTTCTCGGCCGTCTCTGTCATGTacctggtggtggtggtggctgcGCAGGTGCATGGCTGGCAACTCTACTACAGTAAGAAGCTCCTGGACTCCTGGTTCACTAGCACgcaggagaagaagaaaaaatga